From Amaranthus tricolor cultivar Red isolate AtriRed21 chromosome 4, ASM2621246v1, whole genome shotgun sequence:
GCATGCCATGTGCGTATGGGAGATAGTCGGTGAGTGTTgtgcagcgacttccggtatgaagtgctggaactgcgagccgacgagcatgccatgcgcaatctccctcaccggctcctcctggctgtaccgcatcacgtttgccgcaccttgtgcctgcaattaatatttagataatgtaacattttattatttaattggcaacttaatcaaataaatgcaaatgaagacttacaaattgggtcatcgtaggcgcagcaggtgcgtaatgtgctgcttccaagatggcacgtggtgtcatccatcggcgcgtgatggagaggaaccacggcatatagtcaggtgtagtaggtgcgccgacaaaatcgatcggcgcaccttgtgccagcagctcaagtctatgatcccaacgagcgatgtggcgcccgttgatctccatccagttaGCCCCAGCTTGATTTCTTTGCGAAATTAGGTACAGCCggggttcagtgtcacaaggcggtggaatgccctgtaccaacccatattggcgcattacgcgctctggtagatgtactccgacaatgtcgaagcatatgagtggcacagaagccctccacgcccggaatgaatccccgagtgttcgGGTACAGCTGCATAGGCTTCCGCTgggtatgggtcccacaaaaactaaaatacatgttatgaaaaaggtaagtgatatgttgattaaattgtactaatgttaatgagtactgaaatgtttacctggttgggtcgtagTAGGTCTAATTGATCTTGGTAGAATCCAAGACCGTTGCCGGTGTGCTTGCGCGTCCGGCGGGCAAAATTCCACCTCAAACCGTACGCAACATCTGGGGCTGGTTGTGGTGGAGGAGCagtatcaccacgaccaacggttctgtaaggttggccgataagaatatgctcccacgcccacagctAACGATCGCAAATGTTATTAATATGTAATTAACCAAATGTGGATGAGAATGAAATGTTATTGTTCttacctgtaatatgactaGTGGTCCTGCAATCTCTTTGACGTTCTTATGGGCAGCACCACATAGCCTCCTGTACAAGTATCCTAGGGCTGcggagccccagctatactcggcgatgcgctcccaCGGGTCGTCAAGTAATGTTAAGTATAGGAGCTGTATTTGGTTGCttgttttatcggcaaacaaCACAGCACCTATCAAATATAGGATGTACGCCTTGGCGTACCTCGAAATGGTGCCCTCATCAGCATCTCCGGGGAGTTGCGAGAAGGTCTGAACCAACCATGTGCATCGCAAACCGCTCCCCCTGATCACTTCCGATGGAGGGCGCTCTCCCAATATGCGATGCACCATGCACTTATGTTCTCCTTCTCTACCAATGCGAAGGCCaatggaaagattcccttatcaccatcttgggtaatggcagtcaataaggtatggcgatatttaccatacaagtgtgtgccgtcaatggcaataagaggtttacaataattgaagccttcaatgcaaggtttaaaggcccaaaagacacgttggaaggtcctaatattaggtctcacatatacaccaatgtcattgtcctccttaaaataccactcaaatactaaccccgggttggaatgttgcaaagcATCTAAAAAGCatggaaggagtgagtaagaaccttcccatGTCCCGTAAATGGATAACAAAACTTGTTGCTTTGCACACCACGCTCtcttataattcacatccacaccaaagcgatctttaaccatctgacgaacgacagataccttaatggatgggtctttagcaacacaatttctaataacattgttaatgacagaagatgttAGGTGAATGCGTCCAGCCGACACATTGTCACTACCTAATACACAAGAACCGTGCTTACCCTTATaggtaacaatacgccatgaagatatATTAGAGTCAAACGTAGCTCTAAGTTTCCACGAACAACCCCGCTTGCACTTCAAGGAGAGGAcagtttggttcgaggtctccgttctgtactccacatttctcccaatatgatacactctgatagcttccaacaacgattccttgttatcaaacatcatacccttctcaaactctccctgttcggtgtatgtggtatcacaagctCAAGTCCTCCATGAGCTGTCCTCCGCATACTCGTTTAAAGGTGGACAGaaggcataaggtgtaggaggaatgattgtaggaatgttgcctagagtCATGTCATTTTCTaacgcatcctcatcgacatccacatcgtcctcagaaggatcgtcaatgagctcattactctcatttccatcatcccaaggtcccatctcagcaatttctcctaagttaaccattgaatcagttggaacttgattcgtagggggttgagaaacgacgggatttacagtttcctgagttactataggcataggggtaggagtaggattagaagcaactacattctctaatggtacttcttctacgtataactccaaagagggaatttgggtgtactttgaatgctcccacatcgcATCTATatcctcatcatcctcaacaggaaaggcaatAAATTCTCCACTCAaggcatatttaaagcttatatttacggtacttctattagggtccaatccaatcttagaagatATAAAACGTCTAAAgtgattcaaatccatgttcgaattgcaagcaaacaacttacgtcttcccccaacataatgaactttgccattattttctctaatacaaccattccaaaaacatactatagtgacgcgaaatgatgccattttctacattaacacaaagaaaatcaacatcaacatcaactcatgcccatacaagtacattatattcatttgattataatcttttttggtctacaaattattcaaatccataatgtagctaagttcatacatatataatacacataatccaaataataaatcaattcataagttcacaaacaacatttctaataccaacatcaacatcaatattttctaataatattcaactaatacaacaacattacttcaaaatccaacataaagctataaaaacaattagaaattaccttcaatgcttatggatgattaagattagtcttgatttaacaactacaaacctacatttgaaaaaataaacaaatttggttaacaccctaaaatccaaatatacaccaaaaaaacacaaaaaaatttacctttgcgCAAGCTatagtatcccacactaattttgaagtgccaaattgaaagaggattgCACGATTTGATGGAATGAATCAaaggttttagagggagaaggtgGAAATGTCGAGTGAGGTAGGGTTTGAGAAATGGGATTTTGcgaaaaacagaaactgatCTGAATTTGTATAtcaggtctgttcgcagttactaactgcgaacagctcttttgtcttttatagctgttcgcagttagtaactgcgaacagctccaaagcacagctttggggtttggacgcttacttttgggaaaagtttagaatttcgcttatttgcttaattttttttattttttcgctcaacttTTTCTAAAATTCGGCAGAAGGCAGGTTTCTTATAAGTTAGTTCTTATATGGCCCTTGTTGACAAGACTTAGTATTATGGAATTGCATGGTTTGTCTAGTCAATTCTTGAACAGTAAATATTCTTCATAGctcctttaacaaaattcttCACTAGTTCTTAGTCTTAAGCATTCATTTTAGGTAAAATGTTGGACCTGTAGGAATTAGTCACAGATTTGTCCTTGATTATAGGAACTAATTATAGTTAGTAGAATATTGTCCATGATTATAAGCGATAAATAAAGATTAGCTGCCATATTTAGCTAGTTTATTTGTGTATAAATTAAATTCTTGTACCAGCTAttataactataaataatacaaTCTGAATATTATTATGTATACAATGTGAAATGGCAATGTTTTCACAATGGAAGACCTTAAGTAATTGCCAACTTTTGTGGTTTTGGTCTAAATTGTGGTTTTGTGTTATAATGTCCATCTTAAGTTTATAGCCTCAAAAAGTGACTAGAGCATACTACATCTCTAGATCTTGGTTATGATTTATCACTCCTTACAAAACTACAATGAAGATTAAGTGATGTACTTTGCGATTGGGTACTTTTTTTTAGTGATTTAGGGTAGGCTAGAGAATCTCTACAGACAAATGAAATGAGACTATCGTTTCTATAGCTGGTGAGAATCGAACCCTTGTCACGAAGGTGAAAGTGAAAGCTCTCAACCACTAGGCTAACTCATAATTCGTAACTTAAACCCAAATATCAGATGAAACAAGATCCAAGAGGATATACAAGAGGGTCACTCCACTAAGCTAAAGGCTATTAGACAAGCTAAGATTAGCCAATTAGCTGTATTCATCTTATTGAATTAAAGGTTGTTCGACATGCTAAGATCATATAattaatcatattcatattaatCCTACTAAATTAAAGACTATTGTCGTATCCATGCCAATAacttattcaaaataaaaaataaaaacgcaagattttaggttaaaattatttatgcatATCAATTTACATTCATTAGATCTTACtcattaattgaagaaattttaCCCATTCAACAAAAAGATATCATCCAAATATCCCatccaaatcaaattaaatcaaaagatATGCCTTGGAATGAGATACCTAAATTGTATTTTCCCAACACCTACGAAGCAAATAGATCTTGcccactttttctttttttttgtgaaagaaATGGATGGTTGAGATCATAAGATGTATTGGACTTAATATCCcataattttgtgaaattataaataCAATCAAAAGGAAACTTCATAGAAACTCCATAGTCAAATAATATGATGCTATTTCCATTGGCCATTTTGCCATTGTATCTCTTGACACATACgttttaaccaaaaaaaaattccaaagtCATATGCCCCACTAAATGTTGCACCTTCCTAGAAACTCTTTATACACTCACTATTAATTCAACCCTTAAGATAGAGTCATGTTCATATAAAAAGTGCCTATTTaaggcattcaaaatttgtcaaaACTTAAAAATACTCACATTTTGTAGCTCTAGGAGGATGGAAAATAGTAAGAATGGATCCAAAACTACGACTTTATACGAAGATTTGTTACCCGTAATGGCTGATAAGCTCGATGTTGAGACGTTTGTTTTGGAGCTTTGTGGAGGGTTCAGGCTGTTAGCTGATCCTGATAAAGGGATGATCACGCCTGAGAGCTTGAGGAAGAACGCGAGTCTTCTAGGAATGGAGGCGATGAGTAGGGAAGACGCAATTGACATGGTTCGTGAAGGAGATCTTGATTGGGATGGAATGCTAAATGAAAGAGAATTTTGCATATTGATGGTGAGGCTTAGTCCTGGAATGATGAATGATGCTGAAATGTGGCTTCACAAAGCTATTGAACAGGAACTTCAATCACCAACTGCTTAGTTTAGTACAATTTACGTAGGTAACATTGTATTATCTGCATGAAATAATTGTTTCCTTTGACATaccaacaaaatatatatatatatatatatatatatatatatatatatatatatatatatatatatatatatatatatatatatatatatttcacaaTTCAGAATTAACATAGCGTTCTATGCCTTGCCACTAATGGTTCTAATATGATCGAGAAATTTTCATAAAGATAGTgaatgcattttttttttgtttcgaGATAAAGATAGCCCCTTAGAGCTCACCTTACAAGGACCGAAGGAGAGAGTTAATTTTTCCGTAAATTGTGAGACTTGAATTCGTGGCGCAAGTGCGGAAGAATAAGCCATCAATCAGTTCTATTTTTCGGTTTTTATGGTTTTATATTGGGTTACATCAAACATGTTCTCAACTGAACCAATATAAATTGAGATATCATCAAGTCTTGTGTGAGACCTTTTCAGCGTGACATGAGTCCATACAAGCAGTCCAattaatactattttttttaaaaaaaaacaactaattAAATAAGTTAAAGTAATTTTATTCTAGTTTTATTTAAAGTAAATATTAGATCAGCCTATATTAAGTcatctcatgatgagacggtcttaataaaaaatttgtcttGAGATACacactaaaaataatttatggtTAACTTTCTTCTAATGTATATACCATTAAAATTGACCAACAATCAAGCAATAGAAGAATTAGTATAATACAAAGAACAAAATTTAAAGCGAACGAAGAACCGAagaagatttttttatttaaagcgAGAATCTTTCTTGGCAAGGCATTTCTAAATACCAATAAACTTTCAACATTGCAATTAGTAAGAATAGACTTAAATCAAATGCCATTACAAAGTAGATTATAACCACAAGAGCCATCTCATAGATATTTGTCTACAGGGATTCTAAAAGATAACAAGCCTTCACAACAACTAAGACTAAAACAATAATTTCTGATTGTCCCATACTAAATTCATTTATAAAGAAAACTGGACAAGTTTTTCCATATCCGATATGATGCAGTCACAAAATGACACTTGACGAGCTGTGAAGCTTCAAGTTCTTGACCTCCGAATCGGTGATCGGCTGTTATAAACAAAGTGATGATCAGTAAAACAATTAAACTTTGGAATTTGGATACACTAGAAAGTAGTATGGAAGTAATGGTATGAGACCTACCTGCGGTATCGAACATA
This genomic window contains:
- the LOC130809658 gene encoding calcium-binding protein KIC, encoding MENSKNGSKTTTLYEDLLPVMADKLDVETFVLELCGGFRLLADPDKGMITPESLRKNASLLGMEAMSREDAIDMVREGDLDWDGMLNEREFCILMVRLSPGMMNDAEMWLHKAIEQELQSPTA
- the LOC130810238 gene encoding uncharacterized protein LOC130810238, translated to MPWFLSITRRWMTPRAILEAAHYAPAAPTMTQFAQGAANVMRYSQEEPVREIAHGMLVGSQFQHFIPEVAAQHSPTISHTHMACSPSYDYHLEEMDHSYSVDAAGTSRRRRPTQLDKVDEGS